The Hymenobacter oligotrophus genome has a window encoding:
- the rimM gene encoding ribosome maturation factor RimM (Essential for efficient processing of 16S rRNA): MTLDECYELGFVVKAHGLKGQMVAELDVDNVEEYLGAEEVYVERPADSGKLHRFQIQRLSVQAGSRVLLKLQNVDRVEDAELFRGLKLYRPLADLPELDEDQFYFHDVVGYTVVDANLGKLGTVESFYEMPEQDLLAMAYQGKEVLIPVVDELVQYADEEARELHVTLPEGLLDVYLNPASREKDEPDEFDEP, encoded by the coding sequence ATGACTCTCGACGAATGCTACGAACTAGGCTTCGTGGTGAAAGCCCACGGCCTTAAAGGGCAGATGGTAGCCGAGCTCGACGTCGATAACGTTGAGGAGTACCTAGGCGCGGAAGAAGTGTACGTGGAGCGCCCGGCAGACTCGGGCAAGCTCCACCGCTTCCAGATTCAGCGCTTGTCGGTGCAAGCCGGCTCGCGCGTGCTGCTCAAGCTCCAGAACGTGGACCGCGTTGAGGACGCCGAGCTGTTTCGGGGCCTGAAGCTTTACCGCCCCCTTGCCGATTTGCCCGAACTCGACGAAGACCAGTTTTACTTTCACGACGTTGTGGGGTACACCGTGGTTGATGCGAACCTAGGCAAGCTGGGCACCGTGGAGAGCTTCTACGAAATGCCCGAGCAGGATTTGCTTGCCATGGCTTACCAAGGCAAGGAAGTGCTGATTCCGGTGGTGGATGAGTTGGTGCAGTACGCCGATGAAGAAGCCCGTGAGCTGCACGTAACCCTGCCCGAAGGCTTGCTCGAC
- a CDS encoding 30S ribosomal protein S16, with amino-acid sequence MAVKIRLARRGRKKAAMYDIVVADSRSPRDGRFIEKLGTYNPLTNPATINFDADKAFDWLMKGAQPTDTVRAMLSYRGVLFRKHLQLGVIKGAITQDVADQRFSQWIEEKNAKIESKRTDVGTAKDEARKQQLAAETKVREARAEALRQKQAAATATEAPVAEGEAAEAPAENAEEANA; translated from the coding sequence ATGGCAGTTAAAATCCGCCTCGCCCGTCGCGGCCGCAAGAAGGCCGCTATGTACGACATTGTAGTTGCTGACTCCCGCTCGCCCCGCGACGGCCGCTTCATCGAGAAGCTCGGCACCTACAACCCGCTCACCAACCCGGCTACCATCAACTTCGACGCCGACAAGGCTTTCGATTGGTTGATGAAAGGCGCTCAGCCGACCGACACGGTGCGGGCTATGCTGTCGTACCGCGGTGTACTGTTCCGCAAGCACCTGCAGCTCGGCGTAATCAAAGGCGCCATCACGCAGGACGTAGCCGACCAGCGCTTCTCTCAGTGGATTGAGGAGAAGAACGCCAAGATCGAAAGCAAGCGCACCGACGTAGGCACCGCCAAGGACGAAGCCCGCAAGCAGCAGCTTGCAGCCGAAACCAAAGTGCGCGAAGCCCGCGCCGAGGCCCTGCGCCAGAAGCAAGCCGCTGCTACTGCAACCGAAGCTCCGGTTGCTGAAGGCGAAGCTGCTGAGGCTCCGGCCGAAAACGCCGAAGAAGCCAACGCCTAA
- a CDS encoding acyl-CoA desaturase produces MPILLFFVGHWYLSLFVQTFYLHRYAAHKMYTMNRFWERFFFGLTYAAQGSSFLSPRAYALLHRMHHAYSDTEKDPHSPHFSSNAFTMMWKTKNIYNSVLNNDYELAKRFEGDYPVWNLLERIGDNWKSRVGWGTAYVLFYVAFATAWWQYLLLPIHFLMGPIHGAIVNWSGHKYGYQNFDNNDKSRNSLFFDFLTGGELFQNNHHKLPMRVNFGVKWWELDPTYPVIWTLDKVGIIKLKRKVAAQEPERLAA; encoded by the coding sequence ATGCCGATCCTGCTGTTCTTTGTCGGGCACTGGTACCTATCGTTGTTCGTGCAGACGTTTTACCTGCACCGCTACGCAGCGCACAAAATGTACACCATGAACCGGTTTTGGGAGCGGTTTTTCTTTGGGCTGACATACGCGGCGCAAGGTTCATCGTTCCTCTCACCACGGGCGTACGCGCTGCTGCACCGCATGCACCACGCCTATTCCGATACCGAGAAGGACCCGCACTCGCCGCATTTTTCGTCGAATGCCTTCACGATGATGTGGAAGACGAAAAACATCTACAACTCGGTTCTCAACAACGATTATGAGTTGGCCAAGCGCTTCGAGGGCGACTACCCCGTGTGGAACCTGCTCGAGCGCATCGGCGACAACTGGAAGTCGCGCGTGGGTTGGGGCACGGCCTACGTGCTGTTCTATGTGGCGTTTGCTACGGCCTGGTGGCAATACTTGCTGTTGCCCATCCACTTTCTGATGGGCCCGATCCACGGCGCCATCGTGAACTGGAGCGGCCACAAGTACGGTTACCAGAACTTCGACAACAACGATAAGTCGCGCAACTCGCTGTTCTTCGATTTCCTGACCGGCGGCGAGCTGTTCCAGAACAACCACCATAAGCTGCCCATGCGCGTCAACTTCGGCGTAAAATGGTGGGAACTCGACCCCACCTACCCCGTTATCTGGACGCTGGACAAAGTGGGCATCATCAAGCTCAAGCGCAAAGTAGCGGCCCAGGAGCCCGAGCGCCTCGCGGCGTAA
- a CDS encoding RluA family pseudouridine synthase translates to MNRPAIWSEQKEILFEDNHLLVLNKTAGTLVQGDETGDEPLSSKAAEYLRLKYKKPGNAFVGVCHRLDRPVTGVVVLAKTSKALSRLNEMFRDNYMHKTYWALVGKAPQQPEGTLVHWLVKDPMRNVTKAYPQKHTQGQRAELHYKVLAQVGHRYLIEVNPITGRPHQIRVQLSTGLGTPITGDVKYGAMAPLPDLSIALHARRLRFKHPVTQQEMDIAAPLPEAEAWNPVRELVMA, encoded by the coding sequence GTGAATAGACCCGCCATTTGGTCGGAGCAGAAGGAAATTCTGTTCGAAGACAACCACCTGCTGGTGCTCAACAAAACCGCCGGCACACTGGTGCAAGGCGACGAAACGGGCGACGAACCGCTCTCGTCGAAAGCTGCCGAATACCTGCGCCTGAAGTACAAAAAGCCCGGCAACGCCTTTGTGGGCGTGTGTCACCGCCTCGATCGGCCCGTAACGGGCGTGGTGGTGTTGGCCAAAACCAGCAAAGCCCTGAGCCGCCTGAACGAGATGTTTCGCGACAACTACATGCACAAAACCTATTGGGCATTGGTAGGCAAGGCACCGCAGCAGCCCGAGGGCACCTTGGTGCATTGGCTGGTGAAAGACCCTATGCGCAACGTAACCAAGGCGTATCCACAAAAGCACACGCAAGGCCAGCGGGCCGAGTTGCATTATAAAGTGCTGGCGCAGGTGGGCCACCGCTACCTGATAGAAGTAAATCCCATTACGGGCCGGCCGCACCAAATTCGGGTGCAGCTCTCTACCGGCTTGGGCACGCCCATTACCGGCGACGTGAAGTACGGCGCCATGGCCCCCCTGCCCGACCTCAGCATTGCGCTGCACGCGCGGCGCCTTCGCTTTAAGCACCCCGTTACGCAGCAGGAAATGGACATTGCGGCGCCCCTGCCCGAAGCCGAAGCCTGGAACCCAGTGCGCGAACTGGTAATGGCTTAG
- the panB gene encoding 3-methyl-2-oxobutanoate hydroxymethyltransferase, translating to MSQHKEIKRVTTHQLLAMKQRGERISMLTAYDYSMAKILDGAGIDVLLVGDSASNVMAGHETTLPITLDQMIYHAASVVRAVGRAFVVVDMPFGSYQGNSSEALRSAIRIMKESGGHGVKLEGGAEIKDSIIRILTAGIPVMGHLGLTPQSIYKFGTYTVRAKEEAEAQKLLDDAKLLEELGCFALVLEKIPSALAKQVAEQLTIPVIGIGAGPEVDGQVLVVHDMLGITQEFKPRFLRRYAELGDLMHQAVTQYIGDVKSRDFPNEKEAY from the coding sequence ATGTCGCAGCACAAGGAAATCAAACGCGTAACCACGCACCAGCTGCTGGCCATGAAGCAGCGCGGCGAGCGAATTTCGATGCTCACGGCGTACGATTACTCGATGGCCAAAATACTCGATGGCGCCGGCATCGATGTGCTGCTCGTGGGCGACTCGGCTTCCAACGTAATGGCGGGCCACGAAACCACGCTGCCCATTACACTCGACCAAATGATTTACCACGCGGCCTCGGTGGTGCGGGCGGTGGGCCGCGCGTTTGTGGTGGTAGATATGCCGTTCGGCTCGTACCAAGGCAACTCTTCGGAAGCGCTGCGCTCGGCCATCCGCATCATGAAGGAGTCGGGCGGGCACGGCGTAAAGCTCGAAGGCGGCGCCGAAATCAAGGACAGCATCATCCGCATCCTCACGGCCGGCATTCCGGTGATGGGGCACCTAGGGCTCACGCCGCAAAGCATTTACAAGTTTGGCACCTACACCGTGCGCGCCAAAGAAGAAGCCGAAGCCCAGAAACTGCTCGACGACGCTAAGCTGCTCGAGGAGTTGGGTTGCTTTGCCTTGGTGCTTGAGAAAATTCCGTCGGCCCTAGCTAAGCAAGTAGCCGAGCAACTCACCATTCCGGTTATTGGCATTGGCGCCGGCCCCGAGGTAGATGGCCAAGTGCTGGTGGTGCACGATATGCTGGGCATTACGCAAGAATTTAAGCCGCGCTTTTTGCGCCGCTACGCCGAGCTCGGCGACCTGATGCACCAAGCCGTTACGCAGTACATCGGCGATGTAAAAAGCCGCGACTTCCCGAACGAGAAAGAAGCCTACTAA
- a CDS encoding putative LPS assembly protein LptD — translation MTLIGAHYQTLCRNRRAQPWLLLLGLLLLLCSLSLPAAWAQQRPGRTTPAAVRPDTIRRTLDTVRVVTRKGDIETTVKYQAKDSIRFNVQEKKATLYDKANVDYGDMSLKAGVITVDYNQNILTAEGLKDSTGRVRDKPVFKDAAETYQAGRIAYNFKTRKGKISEAITQQGEGYIHADVVKKNELNEIYGLRGRYTTCNLEHPHFFINASKMKVVPRKQVVTGPFNLVIGDIPTPLGFLFGYFPSPGKSRASGFIIPTFGQAVDRGFYLTNGGYYWAINQYLGLRVTGNVYSGSGVAFGGWGVNTDLTYRKRYRYDGRLDFSYSRRPAGQLLRSESVNTDPNIRRNFKPRTFWLSWTHTPTPRPGGGRFSANVRTGSPEFNQQNTLDVRNYLTPAFNSTVSYQKQLRNLPINYAVQAAQDLNTITGTVNLTLPDVTVGVQRQNLYRLFGLPTRGAVYEQFAVAYQMTGQNRLTNVEQARVLEAGIPLLGGEAQSRTIPVRFDNLRPFLRNAQTAVQHRFDVTLGQFSVLKHFSFTPTVNYGQTWFNKQLEYKYVPAARAVRIDTVRGFNVVHNLSYGASLSTNLYGTVNFKPGGKIQAIRHRLAPSINFTGSPNYQGSKRLFNEVTLGDLRNSSGQLFGTRNFSRYAGFPFAVPSGGRVSQISFGVQNQVEMKVRNKQDTTGNQPYKKVSLIDGFDLNSGYNFAADSLRLAPLSASFRTQVAQKLNLLVSSSFNFYQRDSTGRLIDRYLFETKRLARLDNAAVQLTYQFDSNRRPGQPGNRQQRMAPTNDPVLGNPNQPDSYIDYLDFSIPWTLNASLGALYQDPGPRLSRPDQPRPRAWATVAMTVSGEIKLTDKMRFSYNSGYDFVSNKITLTQLNFFRDLHCWQITGTWTPVGQIQGFSVTIGAKSALLQDLKLNRNRTFLNR, via the coding sequence GTGACTCTTATTGGGGCGCATTATCAAACGCTATGCCGCAACCGCCGCGCGCAGCCCTGGCTGCTGTTGTTGGGTTTGCTGTTGCTGCTTTGCTCGCTGAGCTTGCCGGCGGCGTGGGCGCAGCAGCGGCCCGGCCGCACCACGCCCGCGGCCGTTCGGCCCGATACCATTCGCCGCACGCTCGATACGGTGCGCGTGGTAACCCGTAAGGGCGACATCGAAACGACCGTAAAGTACCAGGCCAAAGACTCCATCCGCTTCAACGTACAGGAGAAAAAGGCCACGCTCTACGACAAGGCCAACGTCGATTACGGCGACATGTCGTTGAAAGCCGGCGTCATCACCGTCGATTACAACCAGAACATTCTGACAGCCGAGGGGCTGAAGGACTCGACGGGCCGCGTGCGCGACAAACCCGTGTTTAAAGACGCGGCCGAAACCTACCAGGCCGGGCGCATTGCTTACAACTTCAAAACCCGCAAAGGCAAGATATCGGAAGCCATAACCCAGCAGGGCGAAGGCTACATCCATGCCGATGTGGTGAAGAAAAACGAGCTGAACGAGATTTACGGCCTGCGTGGCCGCTACACCACCTGCAACCTCGAGCATCCGCACTTCTTCATCAACGCCAGCAAGATGAAGGTGGTGCCGCGCAAGCAGGTGGTTACCGGCCCGTTCAACCTGGTTATCGGCGACATACCCACGCCCCTAGGTTTCTTATTCGGCTACTTCCCCAGCCCGGGCAAAAGCCGGGCTTCGGGTTTCATCATTCCCACTTTCGGGCAGGCCGTCGACCGCGGCTTTTACCTCACAAACGGTGGTTATTATTGGGCCATCAACCAGTACCTAGGGCTGCGCGTAACGGGCAACGTGTACTCGGGCAGCGGCGTGGCGTTTGGCGGTTGGGGCGTAAACACCGACCTCACCTACCGCAAGCGCTACCGCTACGACGGCCGCCTCGACTTCAGCTACTCGCGCCGGCCGGCCGGGCAGTTGCTCCGCTCCGAATCGGTGAATACCGACCCCAACATTCGGCGCAACTTTAAGCCGCGCACGTTTTGGTTGTCCTGGACGCATACGCCTACCCCACGCCCAGGCGGCGGCCGTTTTTCGGCCAACGTGCGCACGGGCAGCCCCGAGTTTAACCAGCAGAATACGCTGGACGTGCGTAATTACCTAACGCCGGCCTTCAACTCCACCGTCAGCTACCAGAAACAGCTGCGCAACCTGCCCATCAATTACGCGGTGCAGGCAGCGCAGGACCTGAACACCATTACCGGCACCGTTAACCTAACACTGCCCGACGTAACGGTGGGCGTGCAGCGCCAAAACCTGTACCGCTTGTTTGGCTTGCCCACGCGCGGCGCCGTTTACGAGCAGTTTGCGGTGGCCTACCAAATGACGGGGCAAAACCGCCTGACCAACGTGGAGCAGGCCCGGGTGCTCGAAGCTGGCATTCCGCTGCTGGGCGGCGAGGCGCAGTCGCGCACCATTCCGGTGCGCTTCGACAACCTGCGGCCTTTTTTGCGCAACGCGCAAACGGCCGTGCAACACCGCTTCGACGTCACCCTAGGTCAGTTTTCGGTGCTGAAGCATTTCTCCTTCACCCCCACCGTCAACTACGGCCAAACTTGGTTCAACAAGCAGCTGGAGTACAAGTACGTGCCCGCAGCCCGGGCCGTCCGCATCGACACGGTACGCGGGTTCAACGTGGTGCACAACCTCTCGTATGGGGCTTCGCTTTCGACCAACCTCTACGGCACGGTCAACTTTAAGCCGGGCGGTAAAATTCAGGCCATCCGGCACCGGTTGGCGCCGAGCATCAACTTTACCGGTTCGCCCAACTACCAGGGCAGCAAGCGGCTGTTCAACGAGGTTACGCTTGGCGATTTGCGCAATTCCTCGGGCCAGTTGTTTGGGACGCGCAATTTCTCGCGCTACGCGGGTTTCCCGTTTGCGGTGCCGTCGGGCGGGCGCGTCAGCCAAATCAGCTTTGGAGTGCAAAACCAGGTTGAAATGAAGGTGCGCAACAAGCAGGATACCACCGGCAACCAGCCTTACAAGAAAGTAAGCCTGATCGACGGCTTCGATTTGAACTCGGGTTACAACTTCGCGGCCGACTCGCTGCGGCTGGCTCCGCTTTCGGCCAGCTTCCGCACGCAGGTAGCCCAAAAGCTGAACTTGCTCGTGTCGTCGTCGTTCAATTTCTATCAGCGCGACTCCACCGGCCGCCTCATCGACCGGTATTTGTTTGAAACCAAGCGCCTGGCCCGCCTCGATAATGCCGCGGTGCAGCTCACGTACCAGTTCGACAGCAACCGCCGGCCGGGCCAGCCCGGCAACCGCCAGCAGCGCATGGCCCCCACCAACGACCCCGTGCTGGGCAACCCCAACCAGCCCGATTCTTACATCGATTACCTCGATTTCTCGATTCCGTGGACGCTGAATGCCTCGCTGGGTGCCTTGTACCAAGACCCCGGACCTAGGCTGAGCCGCCCCGACCAACCCCGGCCCCGCGCGTGGGCCACCGTGGCCATGACGGTGAGCGGCGAAATCAAGCTCACCGACAAAATGCGCTTTAGCTACAACTCGGGCTACGATTTTGTATCAAACAAAATCACCCTCACGCAGCTCAACTTCTTCCGCGATTTGCACTGCTGGCAGATTACGGGCACCTGGACGCCGGTGGGGCAAATCCAGGGCTTTAGCGTCACCATCGGGGCCAAATCGGCCTTGCTGCAGGATTTGAAACTGAACCGCAACCGCACCTTCCTGAATCGGTAG
- a CDS encoding N-acetylmuramoyl-L-alanine amidase family protein — protein sequence MRNIVLLGTALLALLAGPAASVQQVPGQPTDTTRATTTANVFRLRTVVLDAGHGGKDRGCAGQSAREADVSLKIVLELGRQIEENMPEVRVIYTRKTDEFVELADRAGIANKHNADLFISVHCNAGPSAARGTEVWTMGAHKTEANLATAKRENAVILQEDNYKERYAGFDPSSPQSHILFSLYQSAHIDNSLRFAAKVDHEFRTSVGRPSRGVKQAGFLVLWKSTMPSVLIEAGFLTNPTEERYLNDKAGQTYMASGIYRAFRKYKQELEAGSAGN from the coding sequence GTGCGGAATATTGTCCTTCTCGGTACGGCGCTGCTGGCGCTATTAGCCGGTCCGGCGGCCAGCGTGCAGCAGGTGCCTGGCCAGCCAACTGATACGACGCGGGCCACAACTACGGCCAACGTTTTTCGGCTGCGCACGGTGGTGCTCGATGCCGGCCACGGCGGCAAAGACCGGGGCTGCGCCGGGCAATCGGCGCGCGAAGCCGATGTCTCCCTGAAAATTGTGCTGGAGCTAGGTCGGCAGATCGAAGAAAACATGCCGGAGGTGCGGGTGATTTACACGCGCAAAACCGACGAGTTTGTGGAGCTGGCCGACCGCGCGGGCATTGCCAACAAGCACAACGCCGACCTGTTCATCTCGGTGCACTGCAACGCCGGCCCCTCCGCCGCCCGCGGCACCGAGGTCTGGACAATGGGCGCGCACAAAACGGAAGCCAACCTGGCCACGGCCAAACGCGAAAACGCCGTAATTCTGCAAGAAGACAATTATAAGGAGCGCTACGCTGGCTTCGACCCCAGCTCACCGCAAAGCCACATTTTGTTTTCCCTTTACCAAAGCGCCCACATCGACAACAGCCTGCGTTTCGCGGCCAAGGTCGATCATGAGTTTCGCACTTCGGTGGGGCGGCCTTCGCGCGGGGTAAAGCAGGCCGGGTTTCTGGTGCTCTGGAAAAGCACCATGCCGTCGGTGCTCATCGAGGCCGGCTTTCTTACCAATCCCACCGAGGAACGATATCTGAACGATAAAGCCGGCCAAACGTATATGGCTTCGGGTATCTACCGGGCGTTCCGCAAGTACAAGCAAGAGCTGGAAGCCGGCAGTGCCGGCAATTAA
- a CDS encoding MlaD family protein: MSKEAKVALLAVVALVALFIGFRFLKGSNVFSNDRTFYATYDNVDGLHLSAPVMLNGIQVGQVKNLELQPEKNNRIRVAIEIQQRVEVGDSTVASLSGSLLGSKTITLLQGRNTKVYEGGQELRSYHAASLTDAFQAKALPVLGTVDSTLIKVNQFLSKEARLSLQQTLQNTQASTEAMKNLLVMNQRNINQITANMAELTRSLNVTERKFDRLATNLALITDTLKNAPMAGTVRKLNTTVTEAQAAMKQLNQSLTSTKGSLGKLMNDDSLYTNLNKTAASSNALLVDLKANPKRYVHFSVFGGGGKEKKTKQKTETEQKPDGTVERETKTVTQQQVAPVDTAVKP, from the coding sequence GTGTCCAAAGAAGCCAAAGTTGCACTGTTGGCCGTCGTTGCCCTCGTGGCACTATTCATCGGCTTTCGATTTCTGAAAGGCAGCAACGTATTCTCTAACGACCGCACTTTCTACGCCACCTACGACAACGTCGATGGTTTGCACCTGTCGGCGCCCGTCATGCTCAACGGCATCCAGGTGGGCCAGGTAAAAAACCTGGAGTTACAACCCGAGAAGAACAACCGGATTCGGGTGGCCATCGAAATTCAGCAGCGCGTCGAGGTGGGCGACTCCACCGTGGCCAGCCTGTCGGGCTCGCTCCTAGGTTCGAAAACCATTACGCTGCTGCAGGGCCGCAACACCAAGGTGTACGAGGGCGGCCAGGAGCTGCGCTCGTACCACGCGGCCAGCCTCACCGATGCGTTTCAGGCCAAAGCCCTGCCGGTGCTGGGCACCGTGGACAGCACGCTCATCAAGGTAAACCAGTTTTTGAGCAAAGAAGCCCGCCTGAGCTTGCAGCAAACCCTGCAAAACACGCAGGCCTCGACGGAGGCCATGAAGAACCTGCTGGTGATGAACCAGCGCAACATCAACCAGATTACCGCCAACATGGCCGAGCTTACCCGTTCGCTGAACGTGACGGAGCGCAAGTTCGACCGGCTGGCTACCAACCTGGCCCTGATTACCGACACGCTGAAAAACGCGCCCATGGCCGGCACGGTGCGCAAGCTGAACACCACCGTAACGGAGGCGCAAGCCGCCATGAAGCAGCTGAACCAGTCGCTTACCAGCACCAAAGGCTCCCTGGGTAAGCTGATGAACGACGACTCGCTCTACACCAACCTCAACAAAACGGCCGCCAGCTCCAACGCCTTGCTGGTCGATCTGAAAGCCAATCCCAAGCGCTACGTGCATTTCTCGGTGTTTGGCGGAGGCGGTAAGGAGAAAAAGACCAAGCAAAAAACCGAAACCGAGCAAAAGCCCGACGGCACCGTGGAGCGCGAAACCAAAACCGTAACGCAGCAGCAAGTTGCTCCGGTTGACACGGCCGTGAAGCCCTAG
- a CDS encoding acyl-CoA carboxylase subunit beta has protein sequence MNLEFNKNEDSNKQLVFQLSQRLKKVHLGGGEKRIAAHKAKGKLTARERIEYLIDEGSATVEIGAFAGEGMYPEEGGCPSGGVVVVIGYVQGRQCVIVANDATVKAGAWFPITAKKNLRAQEISIENKLPIIYLVDSAGVYLPMQDEIFPDKEHFGRIFRNNAVMSSMGIVQIAAIMGPCVAGGAYLPIMSDEAMIVDGTGSVFLAGSYLVKSAIGESIDNETLGGATTHSEISGVTDYKFANDQECLDHIRNIFDKMGATPTAGFDRKAPAVPAENPKEIYGLLPSDRVKPYDMMDIIKRLVDNSEFEPYKDLYGQSLICGLARIDGWAVGIVANQRKIVKTKKGAMQMGGVIYSDSADKAARFIMNCNQKRIPLVFLHDVSGFMVGSQSEHGGIIKDGAKMVNAMSNSVVPKFSVILGNSYGAGNYAMCGKAYDPRLIVAWPTAQLAVMSGAAAANTLLQIQVAAAEGKGEKLTEEAKKEMFDKIKARYDEQLSPYYAAARLWVDAVIDPLETRKVISEGIRMANHAPVEKPYNVGVIQV, from the coding sequence ATCAACCTGGAGTTCAACAAGAACGAAGACAGCAACAAGCAACTCGTGTTTCAGCTAAGCCAGCGCCTGAAAAAGGTGCACCTTGGCGGCGGCGAAAAGCGCATTGCAGCCCACAAAGCCAAAGGCAAGCTAACGGCCCGCGAACGTATTGAGTACCTCATCGACGAAGGCTCGGCTACGGTAGAGATTGGCGCGTTTGCCGGCGAAGGCATGTACCCCGAAGAGGGCGGCTGCCCCTCGGGCGGCGTGGTGGTGGTAATAGGCTACGTGCAAGGCCGCCAGTGCGTGATTGTGGCCAACGACGCCACCGTGAAAGCTGGCGCGTGGTTTCCCATCACGGCTAAGAAAAACCTGCGCGCCCAGGAAATTAGCATTGAGAACAAGCTACCGATCATTTACCTCGTCGACTCGGCGGGCGTGTACCTGCCCATGCAGGACGAAATTTTCCCCGATAAAGAGCACTTCGGCCGCATCTTCCGCAACAACGCCGTGATGAGCTCCATGGGCATCGTGCAGATTGCCGCCATCATGGGCCCGTGCGTGGCCGGTGGTGCCTACCTGCCCATCATGTCCGACGAGGCCATGATTGTAGATGGCACCGGCTCGGTGTTCCTAGCGGGTTCGTACCTCGTGAAATCGGCCATCGGCGAGAGCATCGACAACGAAACCTTAGGTGGCGCTACTACCCACTCCGAGATTTCGGGCGTGACGGACTACAAGTTCGCCAACGACCAGGAGTGCCTCGACCACATCCGCAACATCTTCGACAAAATGGGCGCCACGCCCACGGCCGGCTTCGACCGCAAAGCTCCCGCCGTGCCGGCCGAGAACCCCAAGGAGATTTACGGCCTGCTGCCCTCCGACCGCGTGAAGCCCTACGACATGATGGACATCATCAAGCGTTTGGTGGATAACTCGGAGTTCGAGCCCTACAAAGACCTATACGGCCAGTCGCTCATCTGCGGGCTGGCGCGCATCGATGGTTGGGCTGTGGGCATTGTGGCCAACCAGCGCAAAATCGTGAAGACGAAAAAGGGCGCCATGCAAATGGGCGGCGTTATCTACTCCGACTCGGCCGACAAAGCAGCGCGCTTCATCATGAACTGCAACCAGAAGCGCATTCCGTTGGTGTTCCTGCACGATGTGTCGGGCTTCATGGTGGGCTCGCAGTCGGAGCACGGCGGCATTATCAAGGACGGCGCCAAGATGGTGAATGCCATGTCGAATTCGGTGGTGCCCAAGTTTTCCGTCATCCTGGGCAACAGCTACGGCGCCGGCAACTACGCCATGTGCGGCAAAGCCTACGACCCGCGCCTGATTGTGGCCTGGCCCACCGCCCAGCTAGCCGTAATGAGCGGTGCCGCTGCGGCCAACACGCTGCTGCAAATTCAGGTAGCCGCCGCCGAAGGCAAAGGCGAAAAGCTGACCGAAGAGGCCAAGAAGGAAATGTTCGACAAGATCAAGGCTCGCTACGACGAGCAGCTCTCGCCGTACTATGCCGCCGCCCGCCTGTGGGTTGATGCCGTGATTGACCCATTGGAAACCCGTAAAGTGATTTCGGAAGGTATCCGGATGGCCAACCACGCGCCCGTTGAGAAACCCTACAACGTGGGTGTGATTCAGGTGTGA
- a CDS encoding transglutaminase-like domain-containing protein, whose amino-acid sequence MTNKEIKALISLLDDAEIRPQIEERIHELGESVIPFLEEAWEESLDSQQQTRLEELIHDLQFSGLQERLRVWRDSGGENLLEGMWLINSYQYPDADLQALNRAIEQLRYETWTMLRAEMTAIEQARALNHVLFRVHRFAANTQNFHAPANSMLHLVLESRRGNPLTLCVIYLLVAQRLGLPVFGVNLPNLFILTFRPEQAEEQPFYINCYNRGLILTRTDIEHYVAQLNLPPNEIFFEPCSHLDIVRRALRNLAVSFEKMQEPHKANEVNKLLAILTGDDTPTASPNEEADDESGQE is encoded by the coding sequence ATGACGAATAAAGAAATCAAAGCCCTTATCTCGCTGCTCGACGACGCCGAAATCCGGCCCCAGATTGAAGAGCGCATCCACGAGCTGGGGGAGAGCGTGATACCGTTTCTGGAGGAGGCCTGGGAGGAAAGCCTCGATTCGCAGCAGCAAACGCGGCTGGAGGAGCTCATCCACGACCTGCAATTTTCGGGTTTGCAGGAGCGCCTGCGCGTGTGGCGCGACTCGGGCGGCGAAAACCTGCTCGAGGGCATGTGGCTCATCAACTCGTACCAATATCCCGATGCCGACCTGCAGGCGCTGAACCGCGCCATTGAGCAGCTGCGCTACGAAACCTGGACGATGCTGCGGGCCGAAATGACGGCTATTGAGCAGGCGCGGGCCCTCAACCATGTGCTGTTTCGGGTGCACCGGTTTGCGGCCAATACCCAAAACTTTCATGCGCCGGCCAACTCCATGCTGCATTTGGTGCTGGAGTCGAGGCGGGGCAACCCGCTTACGCTGTGCGTGATTTACCTGCTGGTGGCGCAGCGCTTGGGGCTGCCCGTGTTCGGCGTGAACTTGCCCAACCTGTTCATCCTCACGTTTCGGCCTGAGCAAGCCGAAGAGCAGCCGTTTTACATCAACTGCTATAACCGCGGCTTAATCCTGACGCGCACCGACATTGAGCATTACGTGGCGCAGCTCAACCTGCCGCCCAACGAAATCTTCTTCGAGCCCTGCTCGCACCTCGATATTGTGCGCCGCGCCCTGCGCAACCTCGCCGTGAGCTTCGAGAAGATGCAGGAGCCGCACAAAGCCAACGAGGTAAACAAGCTGCTGGCTATCCTGACCGGCGACGACACGCCTACGGCCTCGCCCAACGAGGAAGCCGACGACGAATCGGGCCAAGAATAG